The Desulfomicrobium orale DSM 12838 genome includes a window with the following:
- a CDS encoding flagellar hook protein FlgE — protein MGLSASMYSGTSGLKAHGEKMTVIGNNISNVSTIGFKGSRMYFEDALSQEVTTAAGIGQVGRGVAVGAVMGDFSQGSLESTTESTDLAVGGNGFFMVSPAGQEVNYYTRAGNFRFNEDGFLVDPHGYRLQGWAVQQTNTSAAANGNSTQSTTTGVQIAGVPQDIKLENFQSPPQATSRVDMILNVDSKSADKSAADGNPPAVNAFDGKPFTALFDAYNANSPDGTPLGSSRYAYQSTIKVYDDNGTSHNLTVFMDPVSDPDVVNNAGGKRYWEYVITVPVNEDNREFWGVQADTSKKGVLMTGVLTFNASGELENMSAYTINNPYDGAGGTPPAGNTAGKFATNASRIENWTPANFSQNGYPITTANFLGAKNGSITATDDDATTGNIPPKDMSDPGARNNVPSNIEINFGLRNKATSWTAPGGNLANLRDTIAGAADATEAQGRLAAMNGMSAVETNALATTNYSTGSTTIFQSQDGYTAGFLQNISVDRDGVITGRYSNGQVLQLFAVTLATFNNNYALYREGGNLFSETRSSGPPITGLANTGGKGSIASNSLEQSNVDLATEFVKMISTEKGFQANSKTITTVDQMLTTLIQLKR, from the coding sequence ATGGGCTTATCAGCATCAATGTATTCGGGAACCAGCGGCCTGAAGGCGCACGGCGAGAAGATGACCGTTATCGGAAACAACATCTCCAACGTGTCCACCATCGGGTTCAAAGGGTCGCGCATGTATTTCGAAGATGCCTTGAGCCAGGAAGTGACCACAGCCGCGGGTATCGGCCAGGTGGGCCGGGGTGTGGCCGTGGGCGCGGTCATGGGCGACTTCTCCCAGGGTTCTCTGGAGAGCACCACGGAATCCACCGATCTGGCGGTGGGAGGCAACGGCTTCTTTATGGTTTCCCCCGCGGGACAAGAAGTCAACTACTACACTCGCGCCGGAAATTTTCGCTTCAACGAGGACGGTTTTCTGGTCGACCCGCACGGATACCGCCTTCAGGGCTGGGCCGTGCAGCAGACAAACACCAGTGCGGCGGCCAACGGCAATTCCACCCAGTCAACCACGACCGGAGTACAGATTGCCGGAGTACCGCAGGACATCAAACTGGAGAACTTTCAGTCCCCCCCCCAGGCCACCAGCCGGGTGGACATGATCTTGAACGTGGACTCCAAGTCTGCCGACAAGTCCGCGGCAGACGGCAATCCTCCAGCGGTCAACGCCTTCGACGGCAAGCCTTTCACGGCGCTTTTCGACGCCTACAATGCCAATTCTCCGGACGGCACTCCGCTGGGCAGTTCCCGGTACGCGTATCAGTCCACCATCAAAGTGTATGACGATAACGGAACTTCTCACAACCTGACCGTGTTCATGGATCCGGTCTCCGATCCGGACGTGGTCAACAACGCGGGCGGCAAGCGGTATTGGGAATATGTGATCACCGTGCCGGTAAACGAGGATAACCGCGAATTCTGGGGCGTACAGGCGGACACCTCCAAAAAAGGTGTGCTCATGACAGGTGTGCTGACTTTCAACGCTTCGGGCGAGCTGGAGAACATGTCGGCCTACACCATCAACAATCCTTACGATGGCGCGGGAGGCACTCCACCGGCCGGAAATACCGCTGGAAAATTCGCCACGAATGCCAGTCGCATAGAGAACTGGACTCCGGCCAATTTTTCCCAGAACGGCTATCCGATCACCACGGCCAACTTTCTGGGTGCGAAGAATGGCAGTATCACGGCCACAGATGACGACGCCACCACTGGCAATATTCCGCCCAAGGACATGTCCGATCCCGGAGCCAGAAACAACGTGCCCAGCAATATCGAAATCAACTTTGGACTGCGCAACAAGGCCACGTCATGGACAGCGCCGGGGGGGAACCTCGCAAACCTGAGGGACACGATCGCAGGTGCGGCTGATGCCACTGAGGCTCAAGGGCGCCTGGCCGCCATGAACGGTATGAGCGCGGTGGAAACCAACGCCTTGGCCACGACCAATTACAGTACGGGATCCACGACGATCTTCCAGTCTCAGGACGGGTATACGGCCGGATTTCTCCAGAATATCTCCGTGGACCGGGACGGTGTGATCACCGGACGCTATTCCAACGGGCAGGTGTTGCAACTGTTCGCCGTGACCCTAGCCACGTTCAACAACAATTATGCCCTGTACCGCGAGGGTGGTAACCTGTTTTCCGAAACCAGGTCCTCCGGGCCGCCGATCACCGGGCTGGCCAACACCGGCGGCAAGGGCAGCATCGCCTCCAATTCCCTGGAACAGTCCAACGTGGATCTGGCTACGGAATTCGTGAAAATGATTTCCACGGAAAAGGGCTTCCAGGCCAACTCCAAAACCATCACCACTGTGGATCAGATGCTGACGACACTCATTCAGCTCAAGCGATAG
- the queD gene encoding 6-carboxytetrahydropterin synthase QueD, which yields MNTGLWRLRVNSDFSSSHQLRHYEGKCERLHGHNFIVEAEVEGRELDRKLGILMDFKELKRLLKIVTDELDHKHLNELPAFTRQNPSSELLAHYVFTRLRELLASHPVRLKEVMVAEKDSSRAYYSEGGD from the coding sequence ATGAACACAGGACTGTGGCGGCTGCGAGTAAATTCGGATTTCAGTTCTTCCCATCAACTGCGCCATTATGAAGGTAAATGCGAACGCCTGCACGGCCATAACTTCATCGTGGAGGCGGAGGTCGAAGGCCGGGAGCTGGACCGGAAACTGGGCATCCTCATGGATTTCAAGGAACTGAAGCGGCTTCTGAAAATCGTGACGGACGAACTGGACCACAAACACCTGAACGAACTGCCCGCCTTCACCCGTCAGAACCCGTCCTCCGAACTGCTGGCGCACTATGTCTTCACCCGCCTCAGGGAACTTCTGGCCAGCCATCCCGTGCGGCTGAAGGAAGTCATGGTCGCGGAAAAAGACAGCTCGCGGGCCTATTACTCCGAAGGCGGGGACTGA
- a CDS encoding glycosyltransferase family 9 protein: MKPILVIQMQRMGDLILSFPLFLWLMRRYPGHPLWVAADPHFFRPLRPVGPAVRYLEPEELPPLAREKFALVINLGHRKESLELAGSLDTEELAGGYLRRGVLRVAGAWQEYRMSLVHNNRHNRFHWADMNALDVIPAPVMAGTRWPEPRRMPPDVRRVGLFLGASAAEKRPSASFWAHLVRALERRGWTPLLLGGPAEETLCREVRELSGTAVASACGVLSLDRLAVLGQELAALITPDTGPMHLAAWTGLKVLNLSMGPVHAWETGPYQPGHVVLRSARGCVGCWECSFDTPRCHASFEPGRVARILDCMLCGQLPRGLGKGRVEMLGTGQKHGLYHLESLSGCGRISSLPGAYWQAFWMHALGLDGPDCRTAAAALREARPGLVRTLCRSSLQFFRSLADPRSPRTARLWSAWPPALRPLSGYISAHLSNHDFSPASLRRARSLAEENLLFLSLPE; the protein is encoded by the coding sequence ATGAAGCCCATTCTGGTCATCCAGATGCAGCGCATGGGAGATCTCATTCTCTCCTTTCCCCTCTTTCTGTGGCTCATGCGCCGGTATCCGGGCCATCCTCTCTGGGTCGCGGCTGATCCCCATTTTTTCCGGCCCCTGCGGCCCGTCGGTCCGGCCGTCCGCTATCTGGAGCCGGAGGAATTGCCGCCGCTTGCGCGTGAAAAATTCGCTCTGGTGATCAATCTGGGACATCGCAAGGAAAGTCTGGAACTGGCCGGAAGCCTGGATACGGAGGAGCTCGCGGGCGGCTATCTCCGCCGGGGAGTATTGCGCGTAGCCGGAGCCTGGCAGGAGTACCGGATGTCTCTGGTGCACAACAACCGGCACAACCGGTTTCACTGGGCGGACATGAACGCCCTGGACGTGATTCCCGCTCCGGTCATGGCCGGAACGCGGTGGCCCGAGCCGCGCCGCATGCCGCCGGATGTCCGCCGGGTGGGACTTTTTCTGGGCGCGAGCGCGGCGGAAAAACGGCCTTCGGCTTCGTTCTGGGCTCATCTGGTCCGGGCACTGGAGCGGCGGGGATGGACTCCCCTTCTGCTGGGCGGCCCGGCGGAGGAAACGCTGTGCCGGGAAGTACGGGAGCTGAGTGGAACGGCCGTGGCCAGCGCGTGCGGCGTTCTGAGCCTGGACCGGTTGGCCGTGCTCGGGCAGGAGCTGGCGGCCCTGATCACACCGGACACAGGCCCCATGCATCTGGCCGCCTGGACCGGGCTCAAGGTGCTTAACCTGTCCATGGGGCCCGTCCATGCCTGGGAAACCGGACCGTATCAGCCCGGCCATGTGGTGCTGCGCAGTGCGCGGGGATGCGTGGGCTGCTGGGAGTGCAGCTTTGATACGCCCCGCTGTCACGCCTCTTTCGAACCGGGGCGGGTGGCGCGGATTCTGGATTGCATGCTGTGCGGACAGCTCCCGCGCGGCTTGGGAAAAGGCCGGGTGGAGATGCTGGGCACCGGGCAAAAGCACGGCCTGTATCATCTGGAATCCCTTTCAGGCTGCGGACGTATTTCCAGCCTGCCGGGAGCGTACTGGCAGGCGTTCTGGATGCACGCGCTGGGCCTGGACGGCCCGGATTGCCGGACAGCGGCCGCAGCCCTGCGGGAGGCCCGGCCTGGTCTGGTCCGGACACTGTGCCGTTCCTCGCTGCAATTTTTCCGCTCTCTGGCCGATCCGCGCTCGCCGCGCACAGCCAGACTCTGGAGCGCCTGGCCTCCGGCACTGCGCCCTTTGTCCGGCTACATATCCGCCCATCTGTCCAACCATGACTTCTCTCCGGCCAGCCTCCGGCGGGCACGCTCCCTGGCCGAAGAAAACCTGCTTTTCCTCTCTCTTCCCGAATAA
- a CDS encoding flagellar hook-length control protein FliK, which translates to MQFFPHIGSSGFPPPPSTPGFLADRQPDENFASLLSSQLDRQDMSAAEKDAPVRSVDGADTGAEASSPEAPSSLSGPEPDHGGSEETSFRREFSHEGASRPEIGKSAQKKAPEKSAAPEEMASKKEAPHASVSGTADRHGMGGIAQELADVIREMEALLKPAGKKMAETSDGPREKDGVPQELSRSSRELLEFVRKETSGIGSGMEKSALAEANAAGVAQLLDALREKLEVMLQNAGDRASGGAVRDKAESKALRKDTRQIASELFGEGRDIRLSMRDREALQEILARMENMKERLARMGSAEPARIIRPVGRRDAGIDANAPDPGKVARGPHPSVSVRKKMDPAAPEPDSAVETVRAAAMTSPDAARTARVRTRNESAESREASAGQQVERESRPNGMSVVPEPDSAGQERPGGNFFREPGQSGQPGKEIPNPVEGTRINVSPRSLEGGEHLTVKNPDVEGIFMPQTPAASRPEPASATAMKARGAEVLRQVEAGAFRDLGQGNKQLVIRLDPPDLGQVSVVLQVRGKEVQAVLRTGNQETSQVLADQLGQLRNQLESQGLRVTRLEVQTQLADSQTGSQWQGAEQHNRYQENRELAMTAQRLRTLGRAEPVLARDMQNLPHKENISSGGVDVFA; encoded by the coding sequence ATGCAGTTTTTTCCCCATATCGGATCATCAGGTTTTCCACCGCCGCCTTCCACTCCCGGCTTCCTTGCGGACAGGCAGCCCGACGAGAACTTCGCATCCCTGCTGTCGTCGCAGCTGGACAGGCAGGACATGAGCGCCGCCGAAAAAGATGCTCCCGTCCGCTCTGTAGACGGAGCGGACACAGGGGCAGAAGCTTCTTCGCCCGAGGCACCGTCATCTTTATCTGGCCCGGAGCCGGACCATGGGGGCAGCGAGGAGACTTCTTTCCGGCGCGAGTTTTCGCACGAAGGTGCGTCCCGGCCGGAGATTGGGAAGAGCGCACAAAAGAAAGCCCCGGAAAAATCTGCCGCCCCGGAGGAAATGGCATCAAAAAAAGAAGCGCCCCATGCAAGCGTCTCCGGCACGGCTGACAGGCATGGCATGGGCGGCATCGCGCAGGAACTGGCGGATGTGATCCGTGAGATGGAGGCGCTGCTGAAACCGGCCGGAAAGAAAATGGCGGAAACTTCCGATGGTCCCCGGGAAAAGGATGGAGTGCCGCAGGAGCTTTCGCGGTCTTCACGGGAGCTTCTCGAATTCGTGCGGAAAGAAACGTCTGGAATCGGCTCCGGTATGGAAAAGTCCGCCCTCGCCGAGGCCAATGCCGCCGGTGTGGCACAGCTTCTCGATGCCTTGCGGGAGAAGCTTGAGGTCATGCTGCAAAATGCCGGAGACAGAGCCTCCGGCGGTGCGGTTCGCGACAAGGCAGAGAGCAAAGCCCTCCGGAAAGATACGCGCCAGATCGCTTCGGAACTCTTCGGAGAAGGGCGGGACATCCGCTTGTCCATGCGGGACAGAGAAGCGTTGCAGGAGATTCTGGCCCGGATGGAGAACATGAAGGAACGGCTGGCCCGGATGGGAAGCGCCGAACCGGCCCGGATCATTCGCCCGGTGGGACGGCGTGATGCCGGTATTGATGCCAATGCGCCGGATCCGGGCAAGGTGGCTCGGGGGCCGCATCCTTCGGTTTCCGTGCGGAAGAAAATGGATCCTGCCGCCCCGGAGCCGGACTCCGCAGTGGAAACGGTGCGGGCTGCCGCCATGACTTCCCCGGATGCCGCCCGGACAGCCCGGGTCAGGACGCGGAATGAATCCGCCGAAAGCCGGGAGGCTTCCGCCGGACAGCAGGTGGAGCGGGAGTCTCGCCCCAATGGGATGTCCGTGGTCCCGGAGCCGGATTCCGCCGGGCAGGAGCGGCCGGGTGGAAATTTTTTCCGGGAGCCGGGACAAAGCGGTCAGCCCGGAAAAGAGATTCCAAATCCGGTGGAAGGAACCAGAATAAATGTATCGCCCAGATCTCTGGAGGGTGGAGAGCACCTGACGGTAAAAAATCCGGATGTGGAAGGAATTTTCATGCCGCAGACTCCGGCCGCATCCCGTCCGGAACCCGCCTCCGCCACGGCGATGAAAGCGCGTGGAGCCGAAGTGCTCCGGCAGGTGGAGGCGGGTGCGTTCCGCGATCTGGGGCAGGGCAACAAGCAATTGGTCATCCGGCTGGATCCGCCCGATCTGGGACAGGTCAGCGTCGTCCTGCAGGTGCGGGGGAAAGAAGTGCAGGCCGTTCTGCGTACCGGCAACCAGGAAACATCCCAGGTCCTGGCCGACCAGCTGGGACAGCTCAGAAACCAGCTGGAATCCCAGGGGCTGCGGGTAACCCGGCTGGAGGTGCAGACGCAGCTGGCCGACTCCCAGACCGGCTCCCAGTGGCAGGGCGCCGAACAGCATAACCGCTATCAGGAGAACCGCGAGCTGGCCATGACGGCGCAACGTCTGAGGACCTTGGGTCGCGCCGAACCAGTTCTGGCCCGGGACATGCAAAACCTCCCTCATAAGGAAAATATTTCCTCAGGCGGCGTGGACGTTTTTGCCTGA
- the dtd gene encoding D-aminoacyl-tRNA deacylase, which yields MRAVLQRVREAAVTVEGRTVAGIGPGYLILAGFGGTDSPEMVGSPLWNRFLQKIPELRLFPDSAGPINASLRDHGGEILLVSQFTLYADARKGRRPSFSGAARPEAARILYDAFAADLARLWPRVACGIFGADMDVSLVNWGPVTLCLDSETL from the coding sequence ATGCGTGCCGTGCTGCAACGGGTACGCGAGGCCGCGGTGACTGTGGAGGGCCGTACCGTGGCCGGCATCGGGCCGGGATATCTGATTCTGGCGGGGTTCGGCGGAACGGACTCCCCGGAGATGGTCGGCTCGCCCCTGTGGAACCGGTTCCTGCAAAAAATTCCGGAACTTCGGCTTTTCCCCGACAGTGCGGGACCCATCAACGCGAGTCTGCGCGACCACGGCGGCGAAATTCTGCTGGTGTCCCAGTTCACGCTGTACGCCGACGCCCGCAAGGGCCGCAGGCCGTCTTTTTCCGGCGCGGCCCGGCCTGAAGCGGCCCGGATTTTGTATGACGCTTTCGCTGCCGATCTGGCCCGGCTCTGGCCGCGCGTGGCCTGCGGCATCTTCGGAGCGGACATGGATGTCTCTCTGGTCAACTGGGGACCGGTGACGCTGTGTCTGGATTCTGAAACACTGTGA
- a CDS encoding DUF3944 domain-containing protein — protein MKYRQDPDLEFLKDCSSGELDILVDVLLQSSPPRDDRQSDSMSVRDYVQAASSGQRSRGMVQFPDHPLYKEHAPQHTRYWEIIAGEIQRQGVNQLALAARRGLGALYIKILEHICGLFSVKYLRDSSAEILERELCAALFFRSVRHVQRGYLPVLWDAFALRPEDASIDAFMRNLVETMRLDDGPRHLLAMCVAHGSAMHAGNIGYKGLASEKWRVVLELLEEPLAAELSAVSPVSRTGVHYWLLIPAVLQVACLRIARNVEQA, from the coding sequence ATGAAATACCGTCAGGATCCGGATTTGGAATTCCTGAAGGACTGTTCCTCCGGCGAGTTGGACATTCTGGTCGATGTCCTGCTTCAAAGCAGTCCTCCCCGTGACGATCGGCAAAGCGACAGTATGTCTGTGCGAGATTATGTACAGGCCGCCAGTTCCGGGCAACGCTCCCGCGGCATGGTTCAATTTCCCGATCACCCCCTTTATAAGGAACACGCGCCTCAACACACCCGCTACTGGGAAATCATTGCCGGAGAGATCCAGCGGCAGGGGGTAAATCAGCTCGCGCTTGCGGCCCGCAGAGGACTCGGGGCGCTTTATATTAAAATTCTGGAACATATCTGCGGGCTCTTCTCTGTAAAATATCTCCGGGACTCTTCCGCTGAAATTCTGGAGCGGGAGCTGTGTGCGGCTCTCTTTTTCCGGTCTGTACGGCATGTACAACGCGGATATTTGCCTGTATTATGGGATGCCTTTGCCCTGAGGCCGGAGGATGCCAGCATCGACGCGTTTATGCGAAATCTGGTCGAAACCATGCGGCTTGACGACGGGCCGAGGCATTTATTGGCCATGTGCGTGGCCCATGGTTCGGCCATGCATGCCGGCAACATCGGCTATAAGGGCCTCGCATCCGAAAAGTGGCGGGTTGTCCTTGAGCTGCTAGAGGAGCCTTTGGCTGCCGAGCTGAGCGCCGTTTCGCCAGTGAGCCGCACCGGAGTGCACTACTGGCTGCTTATTCCGGCGGTGTTGCAGGTGGCTTGCCTGCGCATTGCCAGAAATGTTGAACAGGCTTGA
- a CDS encoding flagellar protein FlaG — protein sequence MKLSPLALDLQEMVQSGMQEPRQEFVGARSAHHAGRAIPETDSSRDSAVPRLHHVIEAVESYMHSLGVNLKFHIDERTDVVQVEVRDPDTDKLIRKIPADEMLDLAASIEKMLGLFLNRTL from the coding sequence ATGAAACTCTCCCCGCTTGCCCTCGATCTGCAGGAGATGGTCCAATCCGGGATGCAGGAGCCGCGTCAGGAATTTGTTGGAGCCCGGAGCGCCCATCATGCCGGTCGCGCAATCCCCGAGACTGACTCCAGTCGGGATAGTGCCGTACCCAGGCTTCACCACGTTATCGAGGCCGTCGAATCGTATATGCATTCTTTGGGGGTGAACCTTAAATTCCATATCGACGAGCGCACGGACGTGGTGCAAGTGGAAGTCCGTGATCCGGATACAGACAAGCTCATCCGCAAAATTCCTGCCGATGAAATGCTTGATCTGGCTGCATCCATCGAAAAGATGCTGGGGCTTTTTCTGAACAGGACATTGTAA
- a CDS encoding flagellar hook assembly protein FlgD, producing the protein MLDKILEKQGAFHGAEKTGKQGALGKDAFLKLLVTQLQHQDPLNPLDDKEFIAQLAQFSSLEQMNNISEGITSLVKKTQEQDMLNSVNYIGKEVTASGHSVTKNGTAVTPVFFTLKGAASEVEVNVYDSNKNLVRTEKLSGMQAGEFQYSWDGKDYSGATAPGGTYDVYFSAKGPAGEPVLVDTEVSGTISALERAEGTTYFRLSDGRKIAFGDIKKVVQPVKTTE; encoded by the coding sequence ATGCTGGACAAGATTCTGGAAAAACAGGGCGCATTTCATGGTGCGGAGAAGACCGGAAAACAGGGAGCACTCGGAAAAGACGCCTTTCTGAAGCTGCTTGTCACGCAACTCCAGCACCAGGATCCGCTCAATCCTCTGGATGACAAGGAGTTCATCGCCCAGTTGGCCCAGTTTTCCAGCCTGGAGCAGATGAACAACATTTCCGAGGGCATCACCTCTCTGGTCAAAAAGACCCAGGAACAGGACATGCTGAACTCGGTCAACTACATTGGCAAGGAAGTCACCGCTTCCGGGCACTCCGTAACCAAGAACGGCACGGCAGTCACACCGGTTTTCTTCACTCTGAAGGGCGCCGCATCCGAGGTGGAAGTCAACGTGTACGACTCCAACAAGAATCTGGTCCGCACGGAAAAGCTCTCCGGCATGCAGGCCGGTGAGTTCCAATACTCCTGGGACGGCAAGGACTACAGCGGCGCCACGGCCCCCGGCGGAACATATGACGTTTATTTTTCAGCCAAAGGCCCTGCCGGAGAGCCGGTCCTTGTGGATACGGAAGTCAGTGGTACCATTTCCGCTCTGGAGCGGGCCGAGGGGACGACATACTTCCGGCTGAGCGACGGACGCAAGATCGCCTTCGGCGACATCAAAAAAGTCGTGCAGCCGGTCAAAACGACGGAATAA
- a CDS encoding flagellin, producing MSLVINNNLMAMNAARNLAHSYGQLSTSTRRLSSGLRVGTAADDAAGLAIRELMRADIASLNQGVRNANDAISMIQTADGALQVIDEKLIRMKELAEQAATGTYTSDQRLIIDSEYQAMASEITRIANATDFNGIHLLNGNLSSNEHDGSKLQATGKLKVHFGAGNDSAEDYYYIRIGNATASALGVGNSSEKGPGYSVSTQQGAQQALEAINQAIVSKDNIRAHLGALQNRLENTITNLQIQAENLQAAESRISDVDVANEMTNFVRNQILTQSAVAMLAQANQLPQMAMQLMQG from the coding sequence ATGTCTTTGGTCATAAATAACAACTTGATGGCAATGAATGCGGCCAGAAACCTGGCACATTCTTACGGTCAGCTGAGCACTTCAACACGCCGCCTTTCTTCCGGACTCCGCGTGGGCACGGCGGCAGACGACGCCGCAGGGCTGGCTATCCGGGAGCTCATGCGCGCGGATATCGCATCCCTGAATCAGGGCGTACGCAACGCCAACGACGCCATTTCCATGATCCAGACGGCGGACGGAGCACTTCAGGTCATCGACGAAAAACTGATCCGCATGAAGGAGCTGGCCGAGCAGGCAGCCACCGGCACATACACTTCGGATCAGCGTCTGATTATTGACTCCGAATACCAGGCCATGGCCTCGGAAATCACCCGTATCGCCAATGCCACAGATTTTAACGGCATCCATCTGCTGAACGGCAATCTTTCTTCGAACGAGCACGACGGCTCCAAATTGCAGGCTACGGGTAAACTGAAGGTACACTTCGGCGCGGGTAATGATTCTGCGGAGGATTACTACTATATCAGAATCGGCAATGCCACGGCCTCAGCCTTGGGTGTAGGCAACAGTTCCGAAAAAGGGCCTGGATATAGCGTGTCCACCCAGCAGGGCGCACAGCAGGCTCTGGAAGCCATCAATCAGGCCATTGTCTCCAAGGATAACATTCGTGCCCACCTCGGCGCTTTGCAGAACAGGCTCGAGAACACCATCACCAACCTGCAGATTCAAGCCGAGAATCTACAGGCCGCCGAATCCCGCATTTCCGACGTGGACGTGGCCAACGAAATGACCAACTTCGTCCGCAACCAGATCCTGACCCAGTCTGCGGTGGCCATGCTGGCTCAGGCCAACCAGTTGCCGCAGATGGCCATGCAGCTCATGCAGGGATAG
- a CDS encoding CgeB family protein yields MPVLFDYEAAPMPPDGVLTDVRVLRQGRTWHMGGPRGRENELSRTKEIPAGTLPVFLGSGLGWGVDECLANGQPVAVVDLEAPILERTGLREKWAGNPLVFWVDEADPEAALTSLTPWQLEHGGLPFAPVLHPFYARLRPETYRLLDERLRLAGKIDFWSRARHPKFSSSVPRILLLTSKYFLMGELEAACARLGYAACFVQLPSQEVGSQEFVERILAEVLRFRPDFVLTINHLGVDREGVLTGLLARLELPLASWFVDNPHLILYVYENLASDWVTLFTWDADNLDSLRARGFERVHYLPLAVDTHRFSPRRSAFARDVAFVGNSMVNKVRSKLRSHDFPRKLTADLESLGQAFMETGELSVSEFLRRDFPEHFTLFQALPGVEARLSFEALITWQSTLMYRLRQVRRLLPFSPLLAGDKGWFELLPASGWSYHEELNYYEDLPAFYPATRINFNCTSQQMKGAVNQRVFDVPACGGFLLTDYRRQLENLFEPGREVICYHEEDEIPELVRHYLSRDAERERIAAAARERILAEHTYDLRLASLVDTMRRIYG; encoded by the coding sequence ATGCCGGTTCTTTTTGATTACGAGGCGGCTCCCATGCCGCCGGACGGCGTACTGACCGACGTACGCGTTCTGCGCCAGGGCCGGACCTGGCATATGGGCGGTCCTCGCGGCCGGGAAAACGAGCTCTCTAGAACAAAAGAAATCCCCGCCGGAACCCTGCCCGTGTTTCTCGGTTCGGGGCTGGGCTGGGGTGTCGACGAATGCCTGGCCAATGGACAACCTGTCGCCGTGGTCGATCTGGAAGCGCCGATACTGGAGCGGACGGGCCTGCGTGAAAAATGGGCGGGCAATCCCCTTGTATTCTGGGTGGACGAGGCCGATCCGGAAGCCGCGCTGACCAGTCTGACCCCCTGGCAGCTGGAGCACGGCGGCCTGCCGTTTGCTCCGGTACTGCATCCGTTTTACGCACGCCTGCGGCCCGAAACATACCGGCTTCTGGACGAGCGGCTGCGGCTGGCCGGGAAGATCGATTTCTGGTCCAGAGCCCGGCATCCGAAATTTTCCTCGTCCGTGCCGCGCATTCTGCTTCTGACCAGCAAATATTTTCTGATGGGAGAGCTGGAAGCTGCCTGCGCCCGCCTGGGCTATGCCGCCTGTTTCGTCCAGCTGCCCAGCCAGGAAGTGGGCAGCCAGGAGTTCGTGGAGCGCATTCTGGCCGAAGTGCTGCGTTTCCGCCCGGATTTCGTCCTGACCATCAATCATCTGGGTGTGGACAGAGAGGGCGTGCTGACCGGCCTCCTGGCCCGGCTGGAACTGCCCCTGGCCTCCTGGTTCGTGGATAATCCCCATCTCATCCTGTACGTCTACGAAAATCTGGCTTCAGACTGGGTGACGCTGTTCACCTGGGACGCCGACAATCTGGATTCCCTGCGGGCGCGGGGTTTCGAGCGGGTGCACTATCTGCCCCTGGCCGTGGACACGCACCGTTTCTCCCCGCGCCGGAGTGCCTTTGCGCGGGATGTGGCCTTTGTGGGCAATTCCATGGTGAACAAGGTCCGCTCCAAGCTCAGAAGTCACGATTTCCCGCGGAAGCTGACGGCCGATCTGGAGTCGCTGGGGCAGGCCTTCATGGAGACAGGTGAACTCTCCGTGTCGGAATTTCTGCGCCGCGACTTCCCGGAGCATTTCACCCTGTTCCAGGCTCTGCCCGGCGTGGAAGCCCGGCTGTCTTTCGAGGCGCTCATCACCTGGCAGTCCACCCTCATGTACCGGCTGCGGCAGGTCCGGCGGCTGCTGCCTTTTTCTCCGCTGCTGGCCGGGGACAAAGGCTGGTTCGAGCTGCTGCCCGCATCCGGCTGGAGCTACCATGAGGAACTCAACTATTACGAGGATCTGCCCGCATTTTATCCGGCCACACGCATCAACTTCAACTGCACCAGTCAGCAGATGAAAGGTGCCGTGAATCAGCGGGTCTTCGATGTGCCGGCCTGCGGCGGATTCCTGCTCACGGACTACCGCCGGCAATTGGAAAACCTTTTCGAGCCGGGCCGGGAGGTGATCTGCTACCACGAAGAAGACGAAATTCCGGAACTGGTCCGCCACTACCTCTCCCGTGACGCCGAACGCGAGCGTATCGCCGCGGCGGCCAGAGAACGCATTCTGGCCGAGCATACCTACGATCTGCGGCTGGCCTCTCTGGTCGACACCATGCGCCGGATCTACGGATGA